In the Candidatus Tanganyikabacteria bacterium genome, one interval contains:
- a CDS encoding flagellar biosynthetic protein FliO — protein MTWLALAAPALAQAATGDGFVWRDYQDPALAVAPQQPLWLQAFWFLVKLGFVIALIYASLLAYRKLLGQRAPADFGRIRVLETARLAGTQSLYLVQVGDQTLLVGSNGAGLLVKLAEWPADQPPPEAAQVAFGQTVRRAADRPDDFEAVIDSSLRQAVIPPKSEG, from the coding sequence ATGACCTGGCTGGCGCTCGCCGCTCCCGCGCTGGCCCAGGCTGCCACCGGCGACGGCTTCGTCTGGCGCGACTACCAGGATCCCGCGCTGGCGGTGGCCCCGCAGCAGCCATTGTGGCTGCAGGCGTTCTGGTTCCTGGTGAAGCTCGGCTTCGTCATCGCGCTGATCTACGCCTCGCTGCTGGCCTATCGCAAGCTGCTGGGCCAGCGGGCGCCGGCCGACTTCGGCCGCATCCGCGTGCTGGAGACCGCCCGCCTGGCCGGGACGCAGAGCCTGTACCTGGTGCAGGTGGGCGACCAGACGTTGCTGGTGGGTTCCAACGGCGCCGGCCTGCTGGTGAAGCTGGCCGAGTGGCCGGCCGATCAGCCGCCGCCCGAAGCCGCCCAGGTCGCCTTCGGCCAGACCGTCCGCCGCGCCGCCGATCGGCCCGACGATTTCGAGGCCGTCATCGATTCTTCACTGCGCCAGGCCGTGATCCCCCCCAAGTCGGAAGGCTAG
- a CDS encoding response regulator yields the protein MKSILVVDDAAFMRLMLKDILSQNGYAVVGEAKNGVEAVDMYRKMKVDLVTMDITMPEMDGITAIKQIRHADPAARIIVCSAMGQQAMVLEAIQAGARDFIVKPFQAERVLDAVKKALR from the coding sequence TTGAAGAGCATTCTCGTCGTCGACGACGCGGCCTTCATGCGCCTGATGCTCAAGGACATCCTGAGCCAGAACGGCTACGCCGTGGTCGGCGAGGCGAAGAACGGCGTCGAGGCGGTGGACATGTACCGCAAGATGAAGGTCGACCTGGTCACCATGGACATCACGATGCCCGAGATGGACGGCATCACCGCCATCAAGCAGATCCGCCACGCCGATCCGGCCGCCCGCATCATCGTCTGCTCCGCGATGGGCCAGCAGGCGATGGTCCTCGAGGCCATCCAGGCCGGCGCCCGGGACTTCATCGTCAAACCGTTCCAGGCCGAACGGGTCCTCGATGCCGTCAAGAAGGCGCTGCGCTGA